The Stygiolobus azoricus genome window below encodes:
- the albA gene encoding DNA-binding protein Alba, whose product MSTAATPSNVVLVGKKPVMNYVLAALTLLNQGVSEIIIKARGRAISKAVDTVEIVRNRFLPDKIEVKEIRIGSQTVTSQDGRQSRVSTIEIAIRKKA is encoded by the coding sequence GTGAGCACCGCCGCAACTCCAAGTAATGTAGTATTAGTAGGTAAAAAACCTGTAATGAACTATGTATTAGCAGCTCTAACCCTACTAAACCAAGGTGTAAGTGAAATAATAATAAAGGCAAGAGGCAGAGCAATCAGCAAAGCTGTAGACACGGTAGAAATAGTCAGGAATAGATTCTTACCAGACAAAATAGAGGTTAAGGAAATAAGGATTGGCAGTCAGACCGTAACAAGCCAAGACGGTAGGCAGTCCAGAGTTTCAACAATAGAAATAGCTATTAGGAAGAAGGCATAA